ACGGCAAGCGCTtatacgcgattaatatactgccgaaaatttatttaatttttttaagcatcttaacgacctcaaatggaaaaactcaaaactataaagttgtagatctcgtcaaaatctataattttcatataaagatcatcttcatccgagatcatataaaaaaagatataatttttctaaagtTGTGCCTTGCCGCGTCGATCTGCATGGTGATGCCGCGCCAACGGCCACTTGAAAAACGTTGTCTGACATGGCATGCTGCATCGATGCATGTGGCGCGAAACATGTTTTGGCCGTGCCACGGGCTTTGACGTGGCCAAAAAATattagatttgaaaataaaaagagaaaaatTCACCAGCGATTCATGAAGTTGGCATAAGGTGTTATTTAGGTCCTGAACTTTCaaagtgatatatgtaggtcTCTAAAGTTGGCAGAGGGTGCTATCTAGGTCCcaaactttcaaagtgatcaTCGGAtgtccctaaacttggcagagggtgtcatccaggtcccaaaCTTTTAAAGTGATCACCGCAAGTCCCTAAACTTGCCAgagggtgtcatccaggtcccaaaCTGTAGTGATTCGGCACAGAATTTTAAAAAAGGAAATCTAAATTTTAGTAACGTAGCTACATTCTGCagaaaattctaaaaattgtatctttttaatACGATCCCGcacgaagatgatttttatataaaagttgtagctctcgacgggatctacaactttctagttttgagtttttttaatttgaggtcgctaatacactcaaaaaaaaaataaattttcagcagtatattaatcaGGTACGAACGCTTGTCGCCTTGAAAAAACATATCTTTCTTATATGCTATCAAATAGagatactttttatatgaaaGATGTAgcgctcgatgagatctacaacattctaattttgagtttttcaatttgaagtctttaagatgttcaaaaaaatttaAAATGCAAAACCACTATACATGAACTGAAATCAGCATTTTAACTTTTTTAGCATCTTACCGACCTTAAATTAAAAATTCATAATTAGAAAGTTGTATGTTTCATCAAgcgctacaatttttatatagaaATTATCTCTATCAGATGACATATAAAGAAGATATGTTTTTTTCAAGGCGACAAGCGttcgtacgcgattaatatactgctaaaaatttatttaatttttttgagtaTATTAGCGATCTCAAATTAAAacaactcaaaactagaaagttgtagatcccgtcgagagctataacttttatataaaaaacaTCTTCGTGCGAGATCGCattaaaaagatacaatttttagaattttctACAGAATGTAGCTATATTACCAAAATTTAGATTTCCTTTTTTAAAATTCTGTGCCGAATCGCTACAATATTTGAGACCTGGATGACACTCTTTGCtaagtttagggacctgcggtgatcactttgaaagtttgggacctggatgacaccctctgccaagtttagggacccccggtgatcactttgaaagtttgAGACCTAGATGACACCCTCTGCCAACTTTAGAGACCTACAGATATCACTTTAAAAGTTGGAGGACCTAAGTGACACCTTGTGCTAACTTTATGGACCACTGGTGAATTTTCCTCAAATAAAAAAAGCAGCGGGTTGCGTTTTATTCCGATACGCAGGGGCGAGCGAGTTCCTATCTATTTCGATACGCGAGGGGCGGGCAGTTTAGGAAGGGAAGCGGCTTTCCGAAGCGGCGCTCGCTCCGACGTCTGGGCGCTAGGATGCCCGTGGTTGAAAGGAAAAGCAAATCAGCTGCTGCACTGCATAGACGACGCATAGCGGTTGGACTTCCTTGTAAAGCACCGCGGCGTGGTTAACTCGGGACGGACGCAACGCAACGCAAAGCAAAGCGTCGGAATTGAACCGCAGCGACGAGCGAGGCCAGGCCAAGCGGCGGAAAGGACGAGCGAACTCGCAGGAATCAGCAGCAGCCGTGGGTGACGTCCGGTCCGCGGCCCGCGGGCGGCAGACGCGGCGGGCAAGCAAGAACCAAGAAGGAAAAACCAGCGCTTCCTCCGCGCCCGCGGTTTCAGTTGCTTCCTTGCTTGCTCGCGGAAGGCACAACAAGGAAGAGAGAGAAGCCTCCTCCGTTCCGAAGCAACCGCTGTCCTCTCGCCTTCACCAAACCAAACCCCCACACCACACCACAACAACCACTCTAGCCCGCCCGCCGATGGAGGAGGATCCGGCGGCGGAcgagaggaggaagaacaaggGCGGGCTGGAGTGGGAGCTGGAGCGCCACTACGACGACTTGGAGCGGGAGATGATGCTGATGGCCGCCGACCGGCCGCACAAGCAGCAGCGGCGGCACCGGCCCGATCTGCTCCAGAACTGCGACCTGCCCCCACCGGCCAAGCTCTTCGGCCCCGTCCCcactctccacaggtaccacaCCCACCGTCTCCAAATCCTTTCTCGCCCGTCCCCTCGGGATTGGGATTGCATTGCTCGACCTCAATCCGACCTTTCTGTTGTTTGATTTGATTGGCTGAATTCATCATTCGAAAGGCtggagaccgccgccgccgccgctgccaaggACCACAAGGGCGACGTCGCCGACGACGACCTGCTGCGGGCGCTGCGCCTGTCGCAGTCGCGCGCGCGGGAGGCGGAGGACAAGCTGGCGGCCGCGGGCGCCACCAACGTCGACCTCGCGGCGCTGCTCGTGCGGGACTCCGTCGCGCTGTCCGCGCACCGCCGCTGGGTCATGATGCTGGAGGCCGAGAACTCCCTGCTCCGGGGAAGACGAGGAGTTGCGGACCCGGACCACGGCGCCGGCGGGGTGGCCGCGTGGTGGGTCGCGCTCGCCGTCTGCGTCGGCGTCGGCCTCGCGCCCGGCAGGTTCCTCTGCTGAACTGTCAACAGCTTCCTCCCACGTCTCCCAGGTCATGGATGGATGGGTTTTGTAAAGAAAGCGGAAACCGCTGATCGGAAGACGAGTCATCCTCATCCCAATTCCCACCACGCAAACACTTGATCGTCCTTCGCATCACATCACATTAATTTACTACTAGTTTCAATAGGAAAATGGAAATGTTACTTACAGCTTGGGTAAATATATGATATGATTACTCATTAGCATTCTCTTTGCTGCTGTAAAAGTGTAAATCCAGGACCCGACGATGAGTAAAGGAAAGCATCAGCGGTGAGCGGCGAAGAAAAGAAGCGAGCCGCCGTCGTGTGCTGCCCCTCCCCGCAATTCTGTAAATTCTGTGCTACAGTTGTAGGATTCGACTCGAAGCTTTGACGTATCCATCTCTGCGCGCTTTCGGCTTTCCATGGAAATGGAAAGGAAAAGGAGAGGGGGAAAAATCTCACGGTCGGGATAGGCTAGGCCTTTAGGCTGTCGACTGGAGTACACAACCATCTGAATTTGATGCCTGACTTGAGGTTCCGGCGATTCTGTGATAATTTTGCTCGGGTCACTTTCGATCCCAGCACAGGAATTGTCGCGCATTGATGTACCATGACTAACGACTTTTCCCTGTAGCTGTACCTTGCATAGTACTGACTCATCTGGGGTCCACTTGGTCCCAATCCTCATTTCATGGTGCTAAGCTCAACATTTTCAATTTAACCATAAAACATTTATGATATCAAGAAGCATTATTATATTCTTTATGGAGTATGTTTTTTTATAACGTAAAACTTTGGAATCATAATCAAACtctttttaagtttaactaagtttatacAAAATATTATTAACATGTCGTGTGACTCCACCGGAGCAGCAAGCCAGCCAGGTAAGGATGAGAGAGGACAACAAGGAGCTAGGCATCGAACAGCAGCCGGAGATAGGGAAGAATGGCAACGGAGGAAGGAGTTATGCGCCCGCCATGCTGTATCCGTCGTGACATTGAGTGGCGAGCACCCATACGCCCACCACAACCCTGAGCGAGTGAGCGACGAGCGTGTCTGCACATGATTTGGGAAGGAGGCGGGCGACAGCTGTTGTGCGTAGGAGGGAGTCGGACAGATGCGGAATTGTGGATTGGGATGATGGTTTGCTTATATACTTATGGTTGTAGTTGGGCTAGCCGGGCTAGGCCATGATTTTTTGAGTGTTGGACATTTTAGACTCCATTTGGATCAATATTAAGTTTAGGATCCGAAATAACACCACCTGTCAAGTTTAGGGACTAGTAGTGATCACCTTATAAGTTCAGGGACCGAGATAACACTGCCAACCAAGTCTAGAGACTCACATATATCACTTTATAAGTTTAGGAACTGTGATGACATCTACCATCAAGTTTAAGGACCGACGGTGAATTTTACTCAAACAATGGCGATAACCACCGCTGGCTTTTACTAACGAGAGGTGAAATCgacggtgatgaggacatggggATCTCTAAAGTCAGTGGTGATGAGCCTGTTGTAGTAGTAACAGCGTTATCGATTCTAAAATGCCAAGCAAttctttagggcctgtttggta
The sequence above is a segment of the Miscanthus floridulus cultivar M001 unplaced genomic scaffold, ASM1932011v1 os_2167_1_2, whole genome shotgun sequence genome. Coding sequences within it:
- the LOC136534673 gene encoding uncharacterized protein; its protein translation is MEEDPAADERRKNKGGLEWELERHYDDLEREMMLMAADRPHKQQRRHRPDLLQNCDLPPPAKLFGPVPTLHRLETAAAAAAKDHKGDVADDDLLRALRLSQSRAREAEDKLAAAGATNVDLAALLVRDSVALSAHRRWVMMLEAENSLLRGRRGVADPDHGAGGVAAWWVALAVCVGVGLAPGRFLC